One genomic region from Microcystis panniformis FACHB-1757 encodes:
- a CDS encoding type II toxin-antitoxin system PemK/MazF family toxin, producing MMTNPLKRGEVWLADLNPTQGSEQAGIRPVIIFQNDLVSQFSTTIIAIPLTTNQRRAALPICLLIEQGNGGLGQDSVALCFQMRVLDKTRLIRTLGQLSPEIIAQLEEVVLLTLGYES from the coding sequence ATGATGACTAATCCTCTGAAACGGGGTGAAGTCTGGCTAGCCGACCTCAATCCAACTCAAGGTTCTGAACAAGCGGGCATTCGTCCCGTCATCATTTTCCAGAATGACCTTGTTTCCCAGTTCTCAACTACGATCATTGCTATTCCGCTCACCACCAACCAACGTCGCGCTGCTTTGCCTATATGCTTACTGATAGAACAAGGTAATGGTGGACTCGGCCAAGATTCTGTTGCCCTATGTTTTCAGATGAGAGTGCTGGATAAAACTCGTTTGATCCGCACACTGGGACAACTGAGTCCCGAAATAATTGCCCAATTGGAAGAAGTGGTTTTGCTAACCTTAGGATACGAGTCATAA